In a genomic window of Leishmania mexicana MHOM/GT/2001/U1103 complete genome, chromosome 30:
- a CDS encoding putative protein kinase: MLQSGALCKALSSPVSHPEASEKAPSRGSAVDHSVPASAPVFIDAFEGLTTAKPSPHREAHISSSKSPNELERSRGCYQGTPPCEQVFSTPPVRETVISEAEELSLLHARRVCRSDEQLGTTQAACAWRPASPEFTDPVPFLTAQSPLEPLCSSEPAAAGLLSLNATRRESPRAATTDAAGVPATSGDPSNITMETVPSLTLHSDSNTDRALHSRTSSLLYYSPHIHYDGNSERLETDAALHSSRAAISSSISCFRASSMVTPRGLPSYPLSSSARQSMGLKKPQAESPRGEGSRSSSSTGTYGGAACIISDALALTPETPDHLLLRALASEEGAYAPPPSTLTTTQCTIPSITATQAGRQNVSTRSGFVSGMPSIRLPIAYSIPISDSERSFASIPALGYGPRSTPNACSFTSARSGRSARSGRHSNRCTSAFRNGAPTLKELFPTLPDELYLTRDRLCISQNSKRRLGSGAYGIVQQAELYPPGVEAPRIFTPTSESATSTSIPSTPCFSPGNGRVSIHSFSSIAAAVGSNENVAGVSNGGHCGAEQTGRPAAMALVAQTSGNIHLRPVSTLSSDSVTASALPLHQQPYNGQTASFYNGVDNMVRWSSAVESVKGRPWGHALSLNDDATPSMATAQGTVLSPTSCSHETPVFDAVSTASSEGQHSVSQPPSLGSSLHHKTTTVTPMDFNCQTQNDLRLPTVLGLRLGHSPDLRVSPRTSLPASSGHLSGRDCGAATAVVDAGGSTVRTGVCEEGRDCLASIVESVRSSRDEGEAVDGETEPGTQHSVTSRTGRDTFALPHSPVAGGRGYRSSMRVWRRVACERGDESEGSGVRTYPSCTFPTTREGSMGTSSAAAVEGKLASYCEMVVPPATADPYLHCFLSRTADLVSSKFVDEIATVDHTAREAAVVGADPNDGAQAGGYGCLPSVLPRALEEGDEGREDEPAAMTSAAPKSGGPEARRQRVQESLEMSRSSFLVSINYGEDELTYSDAGDETLTLTTQQVIEGAIREAREHQHTMDQTSEEMEKAPGEGLLLRRKGDGIGSAGSEAQSETRPDSEAATTTSTDVVVAAAAGGEAERIVQRFTHLRTGISTPASTAMAKGANAGFFGPRPHVRGGVGANEILGEHVTSSSTSNSWTPSGTRATGTSAAASAMPATSTTRPGNLGGALVSGGTNTVQSSLDFPRTPAVHHDTNLSIVSDTLSSGAVPFRSVATKVIEKMDLTHNAMKLNAFHNELRMASRLRHPCLVNMLGVAEDAKHFYLVMDLAEKGNLAQYQERFGVGATREMAPQFTADVVLALEYLRDGSQHSYWVTPPPESTDDSLLQDHRHCTSRMLEMQRVADAGSAMEPRGLPGCTSTHSLRQPTEGASAAAVSKRLSLSSPIIPTLPSQHSGATDVTDSVEADMCSRALAVGLVPRESMSEPSELPSRTSPTVFGHEPPVPGYTATLSRQQGDNGRSLAQQDSIIVHRDLKPENLLLTWDFHVKLADFGDACFYGDDEANNFGGTPSYISPEVFARCKASPYSDLWALGCVLYELLVGERLLSGSLVEVGTAVQKFRPEALIFPDTLTSTTADSSTAKENGARERCSGGGAGISDAAKDLVRQLLQPVPEERLGSVERGGFDALKTHPFFSDISWDKVLQTTNMTATNTNYSAQLAEYLEPTEAVVYCSPVKLLPTLEGSSSKEHLGSKDGSTDSRSTQIALVMVLTDAPRLLLVNLDLNMVQFEIPWSTELRVGVLRTERFTITVPVSDVLRSPSTPFPESPLPPPTTAETSPMRSSSNVSAATANTITYTFSDCTRRADLWGVKIHHLQSMCSTKLESGGTVGKSLPRLYFTPVVPTAGGAFHLPRSGASSEQLQHQKRRNTPTLSPGAGRRFLQWPRTTSRTIRTGSLVSLTISSNEPSVGAPRDVQATAATGTCAALSSDACDGTLSTRITPVTRTRATSFSRRASASQSSVFTVSSAAAATPGTSSVMLHSSNLLHPPSFTGAALPSLHRRSATVTVTTASPNTGDSPGGSLNTWKANVGNGESVSSLKSPLEFDCTQSVACARLAVPPPVCSTASTSANTPGVSPTSTSAIPIRSEDPPQCGGNVSEARWNGYFLTPATSMCASTGALHPLSASAAATYTSGSVPESALGCSDSVGNVTPHLAFCSGPGCGGEGLLANSLEGTHEALSQGEGTPGPWNTPTQTDSVAGTPGVLRLPSVCRDNEGGGAVGGSTPIVPLAEMTSPAAGAATKLLIKRSQSRQQYQGA; the protein is encoded by the coding sequence ATGTTGCAGAGCGGTGCCTTGTGCAAGGCACTGTCGTCCCCGGTAAGCCACCCTGAAGCATCTGAAAAGGCGCCTTCTCGCGGTAGCGCTGTCGACCACTCCGTACCTGCCAGTGCGCCTGTCTTCATCGACGCCTTTGAAGGCTTGACGACTGCAAAACCCTCGCCACATCGGGAGGCCCATATCAGTAGTAGCAAGAGTCCCAACGAACTTGAACGCAGTAGGGGATGCTACCAAGGTACTCCACCGTGTGAGCAGGTTTTTTCCACGCCGCCAGTGCGTGAGACGGTCATTagtgaggcggaggagctctctctcttgcatGCACGGCGCGTCTGCCGCTCTGATGAGCAGCTGGGGACCACGCAGGCAGCCTGCGCATGGAGGCCTGCGTCGCCTGAATTCACGGACCCCGTCCCCTTCCTCACCGCCCAGTCACCACTGGAGCCGCTATGCTCGAGCgagcccgctgctgctggactcTTGTCACTAAACGCCACTCGAAGAGAGTCTCCTCGAgctgccaccaccgacgCTGCCGGTGTTCCCGCGACTTCAGGTGATCCGTCAAATATTACGATGGAAACCGTGCCATCACTCACACTCCACAGCGATAGCAACACTGACCGCGCGCTGCACTCGCGCACCAGCTCACTACTATATTACAGTCCGCATATCCACTATGACGGCAACAGCGAGAGGCTCGAGACGGACGCTGCACTGCATAGCAGTCGCGCGGCGATCTCGTCCTCTATTTCATGCTTTCGCGCGTCCTCCATGGTAACGCCACGTGGGCTGCCATCGTACCCGCTTAGCTCTAGCGCCAGACAATCCATGGGGCTGAAGAAGCCGCAGGCAGAGTCCCCCCGCGGTGAAGGCAGTCGAAGCTCGTCATCTACTGGCACGTATGGCGGGGCTGCTTGTATCATCTCTGACGCACTCGCGCTCACCCCGGAAACACCTGATCACCTTCTGCTGCGTGCATTGGCCAGTGAGGAGGGTGCTTACGCGCCACCGCCTAGCACCCTCACCACAACGCAGTGCACTATCCCATCAATCACAGCAACCCAAGCGGGGAGGCAAAACGTGAGCACTAGGAGCGGCTTTGTGTCAGGTATGCCGTCGATTCGCCTCCCCATTGCTTATTCTATCCCCATTAGCGACTCGGAACGTAGCTTCGCCAGCATCCCTGCTCTCGGGTATGGGCCACGCAGTACGCCCAACGCCTGCTCCTTTACCTCTGCTCGTTCGGGCCGCTCCGCGCGATCGGGGCGTCACTCTAACCGCTGCACCTCAGCGTTCCGCAACGGCGCACCTACTCTGAAGGAGCTCTTTCCTACTCTGCCCGATGAACTCTACCTCACGCGCGATCGGCTGTGCATCTCGCAGAATAGCAAGCGGCGACTCGGGTCTGGCGCCTACGGGATTGTTCAGCAGGCAGAGCTCTACCCGCCGGGTGTCGAAGCACCGCGCATATTCACACCGACGTCGGAAAGTGCCACGAGCACGTCGATCCCCagcacgccgtgcttctcGCCAGGCAACGGACGCGTCTCCATTCATAGCTTCTCAtccatcgccgctgctgttggaAGCAATGAGAACGTGGCTGGTGTCAGCAACGGTGGCCACTGTGGAGCTGAGCAGACGGGTAGACCCGCAGCTATGGCACTGGTTGCCCAAACAAGCGGCAACATCCACCTTCGGCCAGTGTCCACGTtaagcagcgacagcgtcaccgcgtcggcgctgccacTGCACCAGCAACCGTATAATGGGCAGACCGCGTCGTTCTACAACGGTGTTGATAACATGGTgcggtggagcagcgctGTGGAGTCCGTGAAGGGCCGGCCTTGGGGACATGCGCTGAGCTTAAACGATGATGCGACGCCGAGCATGGCTACGGCGCAGGGCACCGTGCTGTCGCCGACGTCGTGTTCACATGAGACACCGGTGTTCGATGCAGTGAGCACTGCTTCGTCCGAGGGCCAGCACAGCGTCTCACAGCCTCCTTCCCTGGGGAGCTCTCTGCACCACAAAACCACGACGGTGACCCCAATGGACTTCAACTGCCAGACGCAGAACGACCTTCGACTACCGACGGTGTTAGGGCTACGCTTGGGTCACAGTCCTGACTTGCGTGTGAGCCCGCGGACGTCGCTGCCTGCCTCCTCAGGTCACCTCAGCGGTCgcgactgcggcgccgccacagcagtgGTCGACGCAGGCGGGAGCACGGTGCGCACAGGCGTATGCGAGGAGGGGCGTGACTGCCTCGCTAGCATTGTCGAGTCTGTGCGTTCATCCAGggacgagggggaggcagTCGACGGAGAGACCGAGCCGGGGACACAACACTCCGTCACCTCCCGAACTGGCAGGGACACTTTTGCGTTGCCGCACTCGCCGGTGGCGGGAGGCCGTGGCTACCGCAGCAGCATGCGTGTATGGCGTCGCGTCGCATGCGAGCGTGGGGATGAGAGTGAGGGATCGGGGGTGCGCACGTACCCCTCTTGTACCTTTCCAACCACCCGGGAGGGCTCCATGGGCACCTCATCGGCCGCCGCTGTAGAGGGAAAGCTAGCGTCCTACTGCGAGATGGTGGTGCCACCAGCCACTGCGGATCCATATCTGCACTGTTTTCTGTCGCGAACCGCCGATCTTGTCTCCTCCAAGTTTGTTGACGAGATCGCGACTGTTGATCACACGGCGCGGgaagcagcagtggtggGAGCCGACCCAAACGACGGGGCGCAGGCGGGGGGTTATGGCTGTCTGCCAAGCGTACTGCCCCGTGCACTTGAGGAGGGGGatgaagggagggaggatgagcctgcggcgatgacgagtGCGGCACCGAAGAGCGGAGGTCCCGaggcgcggcggcaaagAGTGCAAGAGAGTCTGGAGATGAGCAGATCCTCCTTCCTGGTGAGCATTAACTACGGTGAGGACGAGCTCACGTACAGCGACGCAGGCGATGAGACGCTGACGCTGACGACGCAGCAGGTGATTGAGGGGGCGATACGTGAGGCCCGAGAACACCAGCACACAATGGATCAGACgtcggaggagatggagaaggcaCCGGGGGAAGGGCTTCTCCTTAGACGAAAGGGGGATGGCATCGGTTCTGCAGGGTCGGAAGCGCAGAGTGAAACGCGGCCCGATTCTGAGGCGGCAACCACCACTTCCACCGAtgtcgtggtggcggcagcagcaggaggggaggcggagcggatAGTGCAGCGCTTTACGCACCTTAGGACAGGTATCTCAACGCCAGCCTCCACCGCGATGGCAAAAGGCGCAAACGCCGGGTTTTTCGGCCCTCGCCCACACGTGAGAGGCGGTGTCGGTGCCAATGAGATCCTTGGAGAGCATGtgacctccagcagcacctccaaCTCATGGACTCCAAGCGGTACGCGTGCCACCGGcacttccgccgccgcgtcggcgatgcCCGCAACATCCACAACGAGGCCCGGCAACCTTGGTGGCGCGCTTGTGTCGGGCGGCACCAACACGGTGCAATCATCCTTGGACTTTCCTCGTACTCCGGCCGTTCACCATGATACGAACCTCTCGATCGTCTCCGACACACTTTCCAGCGGCGCGGTGCCGTTCCGCTCGGTCGCCACCAAGGTGATCGAGAAGATGGATCTCACCCACAATGCCATGAAGCTGAACGCATTCCACAACGAGCTGCGCATGGCAAGTCGGCTCCGCCATCCGTGTCTGGTGAACATGTTGGGCGTTGCCGAAGATGCGAAGCACTTCTACCTTGTCATGGACCTCGCGGAGAAAGGCAACTTAGCACAGTACCAGGAGCGGTTTGGGGTGGGGGCCACACGCGAGATGGCGCCGCAATTCACGGCAGACGTTGTACTTGCCCTTGAGTACCTTCGCGACGGGTCTCAGCACTCTTACTGGGTGACGCCGCCCCCCGAAAGCACAGATGACAGCTTGCTGCAGGACCACAGGCACTGCACATCCCGGATGCTTGAGATGCAAAGGGTTGCAGACGCGGGGAGCGCCATGGAACCGCGCGGCTTGCCCGGCTGCACATCCACCCACTCCCTGCGTCAGCCCACCGAAGGCgcctcagcggcagcagtgtcGAAGCGACTGTCGTTGAGTTCTCCGATCATTCCTACTCTGCCGTCACAGCATAGCGGTGCGACCGATGTCACTGACAGTGTTGAGGCGGATATGTGTAGTCGCGCCCTAGCCGTGGGGCTGGTTCCGCGAGAGTCGATGTCTGAGCCGTCGGAGTTGCCTTCGCGCACCTCTCCCACAGTTTTCGGACATGAACCCCCTGTGCCTGGTTACACCGCCACTCTCTCACGGCAGCAGGGGGACAACGGCAGGTccctcgcgcagcaggaCAGCATCATCGTGCACCGCGACCTCAAGCCTGAAAACCTGCTGCTCACCTGGGACTTTCACGTGAAGCTGGCCGACTTTGGCGATGCGTGTTTctacggcgacgacgaggcgaaCAACTTTGGTGGGACACCATCCTACATCTCGCCGGAGGTGTTCGCGCGCTGTAAGGCGAGCCCGTACAGCGACTTGTGGGCCCTGGGTTGTGTGCTGTACGAGCTCCTGGTTGGCGAGCGGCTCCTCTCCGGCTCGCTGGTCGAAGTTGGGACTGCTGTGCAGAAGTTCAGGCCCGAGGCGTTGATTTTTCCTGACACGCTGACGTCCACGACGGCAGATTCGTCAACTGCGAAGGAGAATGGCGCGCGGGAAAGATGCAGCGGGGGTGGTGCTGGTATCTCGGACGCTGCAAAGGACTTGGTCAGGCAGCTCCTTCAGCCGGTGCCTGAGGAGCGCCTCGGCTCGGTGGAGCGCGGCGGCTTCGACGCCCTCAAGACACACCCCTTCTTTTCGGACATAAGTTGGGACAAGGTGCTGCAGACGACGAACATGACGGCCACTAACACCAACTACTCAGCACAACTGGCCGAGTACCTTGAgccgacggaggcggtggtgtaCTGCTCCCCGGTGAAGCTGCTGCCGACTCTGGAGGGGAGTAGCTCCAAGGAGCATTTGGGCAGCAAGGATGGCAGCACCGACTCTCGGAGTACGCAGATCGCGCTGGTGATGGTGCTCACCGATGCacctcggctgctgctcgtgaACCTTGACCTGAACATGGTGCAATTCGAGATTCCATGGTCGACGGAGCTACGCGTCGGTGTTCTACGCACCGAGCGCTTCACCATCACTGTCCCCGTCAGCGACGTTCTTAGGTCTCCCTCGACGCCTTTTCCAGaatcaccgctgccgccgccgacgacggcagaGACGAGCCCGATGCGCTCGAGCAGCAACGTCAGCGCAGCTACGGCTAACACGATCACCTACACCTTTTCCGATTGCACCCGGCGTGCCGACTTATGGGGTGTTAAGATCCATCACCTGCAGTCGATGTGTTCCACGAAGCTGGAGTCGGGTGGCACGGTTGGGAAGAGCCTGCCACGTCTCTACTTCACCCCAGTGGTCCCCACGGCTGGCGGGGCATTCCATTTGCCGCGGTCTGGGGCCTCCTctgagcagctgcagcaccaaAAGCGCCGTAAcacccccactctctctccagGTGCAGGCAGACGCTTCCTGCAATGGCCGCGCACAACCTCTCGCACCATACGCACTGGGAGTCTTGTCAGCTTGACAATTTCGAGCAACGAGCCCAGCGTTGGTGCGCCGCGCGACGTGCAGGCCACTGCAGCGACGGGCACCTGCGCAGCTCTGAGCAGCGATGCGTGCGATGGTACATTGTCGACGCGCATCACGCCGgtgacacgcacacgtgccaCTTCCTTCTCCCGCCGTGCTTCTGCCTCGCAGTCGTCTGTCTTCACCgtgagcagcgctgctgcagcgacaccAGGGACCTCATCAGTCATGCTGCACTCATCTAATCTGCTACACCCACCGTCGTTCACAGGAGCGGCGCTCCCGTCTCTTCATCGCCGCTCCGCTACCGTGACCGTGACGACTGCATCCCCAAACACAGGCGACTCACCAGGTGGCTCTCTGAATACCTGGAAGGCGAATGTGGGCAACGGCGAGAGCGTCAGTAGCCTCAAGTCCCCGCTCGAATTCGACTGCACGCAAAGTGTCGCATGTGCGCGACTTGCTGTCCCTCCTCCAGTGTGCAGTAccgccagcacctccgccaacACCCCTGGAGTCTCTCCTACCAGCACAAGCGCCATTCCTATTCGTAGTGAGGACCCACCGCAGTGCGGTGGCAATGTGAGCGAGGCGCGCTGGAATGGGTACTTTCTGACGCCCGCCACATCGATGTGCGCTTCGACGGGGGCCTTGCATCCCTTGAGCGCATCAGCTGCGGCGACTTATACGTCCGGCTCGGTGCCGGAGAGTGCGCTGGggtgcagcgacagcgtTGGCAACGTCACGCCACACCTGGCGTTCTGCAGCGGGCCCGGATGTGGGGGTGAAGGCCTTCTGGCCAACAGCTTAGAAGGTACCCACGAGGCGCTGAGCCAAGGCGAAGGCACGCCGGGCCCTTGGAACACACCGACGCAGACTGATAGCGTCGCAGGCACCCCAGGCGTCTTGCGGTTGCCGAGTGTTTGCCGAGACaacgaaggaggaggcgcagttGGAGGCAGCACGCCTATCGTTCCGTTAGCGGAGATGACATCACCTGCGGCAGGTGCGGCCACTAAATTGCTGATCAAGAGGTCACAGTCGCGTCAGCAGTATCAGGGGGCGTAG